The following are encoded together in the Myxococcus virescens genome:
- a CDS encoding serine/threonine-protein kinase gives MANTDDRGSGADDSPELSTQVVSADVQGTPHAAESSSARDAPGEWRSRSPLGQRVGRFIPLKLLGQGGMGAVFAAYDPDLDRKVALKLLSVEARSADEEGGRARLLREAQAMARVSHPNVIPIYEVGTWDAQVFFTMECVAGGTLADWRREKPRSWREVLEKYLQAGRGLEAAHAAGLVHRDFKPANVLVGRDGRVCVTDFGLARPVDNLPLDEQPTLARVRDASETSRPLHDPLTETGVVLGTPPFMSPEQFRGESLDARSDQFSFCAALYRALYNQRPFDPDELSRAAKALRSAPAKVTAPLERAGREPSPIHEPPSDARVPAWVRRAVMRGLSLEPEARFASMGALLEALSQEQQRARARKAGGMAAATVALVGAVGGGLWFQSSVCAGAEGLLADSWGAEAKQRLASAFAATGSPLAGDMAGRVGQVLDAYASNWVRQHTDACEATRLHEVQPEALFTQRVVCLERRHKDLRALVGALSQVDKAGVEKTLDAAYALPSPEDCADVEALASQQPRPADPAMRAELESLEGALSEVKALVDTSRYPQALAAANVVESRVLAARYAPLTAELRFHQGWLQAVLGEKEKGAGLLEQAVYDATSGRADRLEVSILNKLLYVEGERERFEHASQWARLGKATLQRLGGDAVLRGDLLVNEANIALMRGQTEDARALLEEANTVLADALVPGHPKRARVTFSLGRVLLEVGAFPEAVRVMEEALRQTEAAVGPRHLDVARRHQGLSMALREQREFARALAHARASVALHRELLGDSHLKLAEALDEEGMSLLALGRHEEALKVYEAALAVKRAQLGPDDEDLQYSYDGVGQALLGLGRTREALAPLRKAVAFTGAQEDSLGESGFALARALWKEGQGVEARTEAAKARERFTASGRTLQAEAVRAWLDALPPETKAKPTRPQQRRRR, from the coding sequence CGCAAGGTGGCGCTCAAGTTGTTGAGCGTGGAGGCCCGCTCCGCGGACGAGGAGGGCGGGCGTGCCCGGCTGCTCCGCGAGGCGCAGGCCATGGCGCGTGTCTCCCATCCCAATGTCATTCCCATCTACGAGGTGGGCACCTGGGACGCGCAGGTCTTCTTCACCATGGAGTGCGTGGCCGGTGGCACGCTGGCGGACTGGCGGCGGGAGAAGCCCCGTTCCTGGCGCGAGGTGCTGGAGAAGTACCTGCAAGCGGGACGTGGGTTGGAGGCCGCGCACGCGGCGGGGCTGGTGCACCGCGACTTCAAGCCCGCCAACGTGCTGGTGGGGCGTGACGGGCGCGTCTGCGTCACGGACTTCGGCCTGGCGCGTCCCGTGGACAACCTGCCTCTGGACGAACAGCCCACGCTGGCGCGCGTGCGCGACGCCTCGGAGACGTCGCGCCCGCTGCATGACCCGCTCACCGAAACGGGCGTCGTCCTGGGCACGCCGCCGTTCATGTCCCCCGAACAGTTCCGCGGCGAGTCCCTGGACGCGCGCTCGGACCAGTTCAGCTTCTGCGCGGCGCTGTACCGAGCGCTCTACAACCAGCGCCCCTTCGACCCCGACGAGCTCTCGCGTGCCGCGAAGGCGCTGAGGTCCGCACCCGCGAAGGTGACGGCGCCGTTGGAGCGAGCCGGGCGGGAGCCCTCGCCCATCCACGAGCCGCCGAGCGACGCCCGCGTCCCCGCCTGGGTGCGGCGCGCCGTGATGCGGGGGTTGTCACTGGAGCCGGAGGCGCGCTTCGCCTCCATGGGGGCGCTGCTGGAGGCGCTGTCGCAAGAGCAGCAGCGCGCACGGGCCCGCAAGGCGGGAGGGATGGCCGCGGCCACGGTGGCGCTGGTGGGCGCGGTGGGCGGTGGGCTGTGGTTTCAGTCCAGCGTCTGCGCGGGCGCGGAGGGGCTGCTGGCGGACAGTTGGGGGGCCGAGGCGAAGCAGCGACTGGCCTCGGCCTTTGCGGCCACGGGCAGCCCCCTGGCGGGGGACATGGCGGGCCGGGTGGGGCAGGTGTTGGATGCCTATGCCAGCAATTGGGTGCGGCAGCACACCGACGCGTGCGAGGCCACGCGCCTGCACGAAGTGCAGCCGGAGGCGCTGTTCACCCAGCGCGTGGTGTGTCTGGAGCGGCGGCACAAGGATTTGCGCGCGCTGGTGGGCGCCCTGTCCCAGGTGGACAAGGCGGGCGTGGAGAAGACGCTGGACGCGGCGTATGCGCTGCCTTCGCCCGAGGACTGCGCGGACGTGGAGGCGCTGGCGAGCCAGCAGCCCCGACCCGCGGACCCGGCGATGCGCGCGGAGCTGGAGTCATTGGAGGGCGCGCTGTCGGAGGTGAAGGCGCTGGTGGACACCAGCCGTTATCCCCAGGCCCTGGCGGCGGCGAACGTGGTGGAGTCGCGGGTGTTGGCCGCGCGGTACGCGCCGCTGACGGCGGAGCTGCGCTTCCACCAGGGATGGCTCCAGGCCGTGCTGGGGGAGAAGGAGAAGGGCGCGGGGCTGCTGGAGCAGGCCGTCTATGACGCCACGTCGGGCCGGGCGGACCGGCTGGAGGTCTCCATTCTCAACAAGTTGCTCTACGTGGAAGGGGAGCGCGAACGCTTCGAGCACGCCTCTCAATGGGCACGCCTGGGCAAGGCGACCCTCCAGCGGCTGGGCGGGGACGCGGTGTTGCGGGGCGACCTGCTGGTGAACGAGGCCAACATCGCGTTGATGCGCGGTCAGACGGAAGACGCCCGGGCGTTGCTGGAGGAAGCCAACACCGTGCTGGCGGACGCGCTGGTGCCGGGCCATCCGAAGCGCGCGCGGGTGACGTTCTCACTGGGGCGGGTGCTGCTGGAGGTGGGGGCCTTCCCGGAGGCCGTGCGGGTGATGGAGGAGGCGCTGCGCCAGACGGAGGCGGCGGTGGGGCCTCGGCACCTGGACGTGGCTCGGCGCCACCAGGGCCTGTCCATGGCGCTGCGCGAGCAGCGGGAGTTCGCGCGGGCCTTGGCGCATGCCCGGGCCTCCGTGGCGCTGCACCGCGAGCTGCTGGGCGACAGTCACCTGAAGCTGGCGGAGGCGCTCGACGAGGAGGGCATGAGCCTGCTCGCGCTGGGCCGCCACGAAGAGGCGCTGAAAGTCTATGAGGCGGCGCTGGCGGTGAAGCGCGCCCAACTGGGGCCCGACGACGAGGACCTCCAGTACTCCTACGACGGCGTGGGGCAGGCCCTGCTGGGACTGGGGCGCACGCGCGAGGCGCTGGCGCCGCTGCGCAAGGCGGTGGCCTTCACGGGCGCGCAGGAGGACTCGCTGGGGGAGTCGGGCTTCGCGCTCGCGCGGGCGCTGTGGAAGGAAGGGCAGGGTGTGGAGGCGCGGACCGAGGCGGCGAAGGCGCGTGAGCGCTTCACGGCCTCGGGCCGGACGCTCCAGGCCGAGGCGGTGCGGGCGTGGTTGGACGCGCTGCCTCCGGAGACGAAGGCGAAGCCCACCCGTCCCCAGCAGCGGAGGCGCCGCTAG
- a CDS encoding fibronectin type III domain-containing protein, with translation MDDVDSGDVIITHTERFYTSVGVAVRSKDLSSNPPELLVRTRTGFTRYTGAPSSEGYRFPSVPQGEYYLKTGSAYVVTDERRVEIGRHYLGRQDAVATSHSMTPAYLNLTNLAPWQDSVGYSGGSRLQIVSGQVDLSAEVYTNDYVAVGQTQLDAQDAQAYGLSGNFPVFEAAKGDRLYVNQLTNVFGKPLPNGEPLVASALVRSAQLPAFNFTADGVTPLVIIGAMQDVPMTDVSFEWRLGNYASVATEIHPAAMARTPSFYIEPSAHGPQEGWVGYSGELFSLLLPPGTSHTIADRLPYGNPYPSSWRPVGTATYQYRILEPLPGNTTITRSVTGSLMTSDYVENLVASPITPALTPPRALSIDGIPATSQRVVGNTSPIITWKPPANGAPTAYRVSLIRYVNTSASTQTALYLPGTATEVRLPVGTLAPNAIYSVRVTALDSPHQEVTREPFTIFEKLPLHMADTISSLFTTP, from the coding sequence ATGGATGATGTTGACTCGGGCGACGTCATCATCACCCACACCGAGCGCTTCTACACCTCCGTGGGCGTCGCGGTCCGGAGCAAGGACCTGTCCTCCAATCCTCCCGAGCTGCTCGTCCGCACCCGGACCGGCTTCACGCGCTACACCGGCGCGCCCTCATCGGAGGGCTATCGCTTTCCCAGCGTGCCTCAGGGGGAATACTACCTGAAGACGGGGAGCGCCTATGTCGTCACCGACGAGCGGCGTGTGGAGATTGGCCGTCATTATCTGGGACGTCAGGACGCCGTCGCGACGTCTCACTCCATGACGCCCGCGTACCTGAACCTCACGAACCTCGCCCCCTGGCAGGATTCCGTCGGGTACAGCGGTGGCAGCCGGCTGCAGATTGTCTCCGGGCAGGTCGACCTCTCGGCGGAGGTGTACACCAACGACTACGTCGCCGTGGGCCAGACGCAACTGGACGCGCAGGACGCGCAGGCCTACGGCCTGTCGGGCAACTTCCCCGTCTTCGAAGCGGCGAAGGGGGACCGGCTGTACGTGAATCAACTCACGAACGTCTTCGGAAAACCGCTTCCGAACGGTGAACCCCTGGTTGCCTCGGCCCTCGTCCGCAGCGCGCAACTGCCTGCCTTCAACTTCACCGCGGATGGGGTGACGCCGCTCGTCATCATCGGCGCCATGCAGGACGTCCCCATGACGGACGTCTCCTTTGAGTGGCGCCTGGGCAACTACGCCTCCGTCGCCACCGAAATCCACCCCGCCGCGATGGCGCGCACGCCGTCCTTCTACATCGAGCCCTCGGCCCACGGCCCCCAGGAGGGCTGGGTCGGCTACTCGGGGGAGCTCTTCAGCCTCCTGCTCCCGCCTGGCACCTCTCACACGATCGCTGACCGGTTGCCGTATGGAAACCCCTACCCTTCGTCGTGGCGCCCCGTGGGCACCGCCACCTATCAGTACCGCATCCTGGAGCCCCTGCCGGGCAACACCACCATCACGCGAAGCGTGACGGGCTCGCTCATGACGTCGGACTATGTGGAGAACCTGGTGGCGAGCCCCATCACGCCCGCGCTGACGCCTCCGCGCGCGCTGTCCATCGACGGCATTCCGGCGACGTCCCAGCGCGTGGTGGGCAACACCAGCCCCATCATCACCTGGAAGCCACCCGCGAACGGCGCGCCTACCGCCTATCGGGTGAGCCTGATTCGCTACGTCAACACCAGCGCGTCGACCCAGACGGCCCTCTACCTGCCGGGCACGGCCACCGAGGTCCGGCTGCCCGTGGGAACGCTGGCGCCCAACGCCATCTACTCGGTGAGGGTCACGGCCCTGGACAGCCCGCATCAGGAGGTGACGCGAGAGCCCTTCACCATCTTCGAGAAGCTCCCCCTCCACATGGCGGACACCATCAGCTCCCTCTTCACCACGCCGTGA
- a CDS encoding glycoside hydrolase family 2 TIM barrel-domain containing protein has product MNALILVTSLALTLGQVPPPSGPETPPPPSDAPVVRVSPVTINAAAQAVRVYRDERGFKLQVNGRDFPIFGMNWGYTPIGENYRYSLWTQKEDFIRAVLHREMTLLRDMGVNAIRQFDDIPPQWVTYIHKNYGIYTVVNPLMGRYGTNVDGVMVPNTDYSNPNHRRALLNDLAQKVEKYRDVPGVLMWMLGNENNYGLHWTGFEIEALPGQEDTARAEHLYSLMGEAVRTIKQRDTLHPVSIANGDLQYIDLIARLMPELDILGSNVYRGPSARDLFDEVLRKLNKPVMFTEFGADAYDAKAGREDHLAQAEYLRRQWEEIYSQAYGQGRAQNALGGFVFQWVDGWWKYNQEANLSVHDTTASWPNGGYESDFVPGQNNMNEEWFGICALGPEDEAGIARIQPRTAYYVLQAAFRMDPYAPTTNPDTIREHFASIRPTELSRGYESSMALARADDLSAVRVSNLRLLMDSSLSRGSIATVRPNQVAADHTESIFFDLALQPTSGVYGRASFNVVGNVAQNRLNNIFYENRGTPPAPTTANGGVGQAPVPGVGNPAGQQPLGLDRLALYQAEFKLDRADFQLEGFYRTAHYHWGEEGDFFGLYREANYGPALDIYKGNAPFGVVFTGKNNLEGLKVAVGPELYWGANPSIVAKYRRNVGPVTLTLMHQEDIARGSTQLTASVIRERVARRSTVSLGWTKGPMALEVGGILAAPQRVGEAFTWSRPTDGPSYLDSGYEVMRDEIRMLDTLGAKARLTYDLGAVRTFLQGSYRGLVADGGPEQGILLTGWSLRESGRGNHFGGQAGAVVQVGSAFQVSPNLLYQKPLIGPNPRIEDAFDPESGRYFAGVRPRNVLVDAFTVLDNRETLGAELLLTFDPTPGTWFWQWDRDMREDAPFAAGLDLVYRRQPTSRDAGIAILADGSMVAFGNAPSARDEWEATLRLVTNPMQRLKIFGAAFAGSNQSSGEDDRQVRRFGVDASVLWDTLMLTTQLHFNNWGPYDYHRVFNLTYPIQLGGDLSYGLKRPVMGTVTTRFGVRGLVRMLDQYSEGLSQTALDQGLEGREFEVGAYAILSL; this is encoded by the coding sequence GTGAACGCCCTCATCCTCGTCACCAGCCTCGCGCTCACGCTGGGTCAGGTGCCGCCGCCCAGCGGGCCGGAGACGCCCCCACCTCCGTCGGACGCGCCGGTGGTGCGGGTGTCCCCCGTCACCATCAACGCGGCGGCGCAGGCCGTCCGCGTGTACCGGGACGAGCGCGGCTTCAAGCTCCAGGTCAACGGCCGGGACTTCCCCATCTTCGGCATGAACTGGGGCTACACGCCCATTGGCGAGAACTACCGGTACTCGCTGTGGACGCAGAAGGAGGACTTCATCCGCGCGGTGCTGCACCGCGAGATGACGCTGCTGCGCGACATGGGCGTCAACGCCATCCGGCAGTTCGACGACATCCCGCCGCAGTGGGTGACGTACATCCACAAGAACTACGGCATCTACACCGTGGTGAACCCACTCATGGGCCGCTACGGCACGAACGTGGACGGCGTCATGGTGCCGAACACGGACTACTCCAACCCCAACCACCGCCGAGCGCTGCTCAACGATTTGGCGCAGAAGGTGGAGAAGTACCGGGACGTGCCCGGCGTGCTGATGTGGATGCTGGGCAATGAGAACAACTACGGCCTGCACTGGACGGGCTTCGAAATCGAGGCGCTGCCCGGCCAGGAGGACACCGCCCGCGCGGAGCACCTCTATTCGCTGATGGGCGAGGCGGTGCGGACCATCAAGCAGCGCGACACGCTGCACCCCGTCTCCATCGCCAATGGCGACTTGCAGTACATCGACCTCATCGCGCGGCTGATGCCCGAGCTGGACATCCTGGGCTCCAACGTCTACCGCGGCCCGTCCGCCCGCGACTTGTTCGACGAGGTGCTGCGCAAGCTGAACAAGCCCGTCATGTTCACCGAGTTCGGCGCGGACGCCTACGACGCGAAGGCCGGCCGCGAGGACCACCTGGCGCAGGCCGAGTACCTGCGCAGGCAGTGGGAGGAAATCTACTCCCAGGCCTATGGACAGGGCCGCGCACAGAACGCCCTGGGCGGCTTCGTGTTCCAGTGGGTGGACGGCTGGTGGAAGTACAACCAGGAGGCCAACCTCTCCGTCCACGACACCACCGCGTCCTGGCCCAACGGCGGCTACGAATCCGACTTCGTGCCGGGCCAGAACAACATGAACGAGGAGTGGTTCGGCATCTGCGCGCTGGGTCCCGAGGACGAGGCCGGCATCGCGCGCATTCAACCACGCACCGCGTACTACGTCCTCCAGGCGGCCTTCCGCATGGACCCGTACGCCCCCACCACCAACCCCGACACCATCCGCGAGCACTTCGCGTCCATCCGCCCCACGGAGCTGTCACGCGGCTATGAGTCGTCCATGGCGCTGGCCCGGGCGGATGACCTCAGCGCGGTGCGCGTCTCCAACCTGCGCCTGTTGATGGACAGCTCGCTGTCGCGCGGGAGCATCGCCACGGTGCGGCCCAACCAGGTGGCCGCGGACCACACGGAGTCCATCTTCTTCGACCTGGCACTCCAGCCGACCTCGGGCGTGTACGGGCGCGCCTCGTTCAACGTCGTGGGCAACGTGGCGCAGAACCGCCTCAACAACATCTTCTATGAGAACCGCGGCACGCCCCCCGCGCCCACGACGGCCAACGGCGGCGTGGGCCAGGCCCCCGTCCCCGGCGTGGGCAACCCGGCGGGGCAGCAGCCGCTGGGCCTGGACCGGCTCGCGCTGTACCAGGCCGAGTTCAAGCTGGACCGAGCGGACTTCCAGTTGGAGGGCTTCTACCGCACCGCCCACTACCACTGGGGCGAGGAAGGCGACTTCTTCGGCCTCTACCGAGAGGCGAACTACGGCCCCGCCCTGGACATCTACAAGGGCAACGCGCCCTTCGGCGTCGTCTTCACCGGGAAGAACAACCTGGAGGGCCTCAAGGTGGCGGTGGGCCCGGAGCTCTACTGGGGCGCCAACCCGTCCATCGTCGCCAAGTACCGCCGGAACGTGGGGCCAGTGACGCTGACGCTGATGCACCAGGAGGACATCGCCCGGGGCTCCACCCAGCTCACCGCCTCCGTCATCCGCGAGCGCGTGGCGCGCAGGTCGACGGTGTCACTGGGATGGACGAAGGGGCCCATGGCGCTTGAGGTGGGCGGCATCCTCGCCGCCCCGCAACGCGTGGGCGAGGCGTTCACCTGGTCGCGCCCCACGGACGGCCCCAGCTACCTCGACAGCGGCTACGAGGTGATGCGGGACGAAATCCGGATGCTCGACACCCTGGGTGCCAAGGCACGCCTCACATATGACCTGGGCGCGGTGCGAACGTTCCTCCAGGGCTCCTACCGCGGCCTGGTGGCGGACGGCGGTCCGGAGCAGGGCATCCTGCTGACGGGCTGGAGCCTGCGCGAGAGCGGCCGTGGCAACCACTTCGGTGGACAGGCCGGCGCGGTGGTGCAGGTCGGCAGCGCGTTCCAGGTGTCGCCCAACCTGCTGTACCAGAAGCCCCTCATCGGGCCCAACCCACGCATCGAGGACGCGTTCGACCCGGAGTCGGGGCGGTACTTCGCCGGCGTGCGTCCGCGCAACGTGCTGGTGGACGCCTTCACCGTCCTGGACAACCGCGAGACGCTGGGCGCCGAGCTGCTCCTCACCTTCGACCCCACGCCCGGCACCTGGTTCTGGCAGTGGGACCGCGACATGCGTGAAGACGCGCCCTTCGCCGCGGGTCTGGACCTGGTGTACCGGCGGCAACCGACGTCTCGTGACGCGGGCATCGCCATCCTCGCGGATGGCAGCATGGTGGCCTTCGGCAACGCGCCGTCCGCCCGGGACGAATGGGAGGCCACGCTGCGATTGGTGACCAACCCGATGCAGCGGCTGAAAATCTTCGGCGCCGCCTTCGCCGGCAGCAACCAGTCCTCCGGCGAGGACGACCGGCAGGTGCGGCGCTTCGGCGTGGATGCCTCCGTGCTGTGGGACACGCTGATGCTGACCACGCAGCTCCACTTCAACAACTGGGGCCCGTATGACTACCACCGCGTCTTCAACCTCACCTACCCCATCCAGCTCGGTGGAGACCTGTCCTACGGCCTCAAGCGCCCGGTGATGGGGACGGTGACGACGCGCTTCGGCGTGCGCGGACTGGTGCGCATGCTGGACCAGTACTCGGAAGGACTCAGTCAGACGGCGCTCGACCAGGGACTCGAAGGCCGCGAATTCGAGGTGGGCGCGTATGCCATCCTGTCTCTCTAA
- a CDS encoding GH1 family beta-glucosidase, with amino-acid sequence MRQFPNDFLWGVATSAFQIEGATSADGRGESIWDRFAATPGKISDGSDGKVACDHYHRWREDVALMRWLGVKSYRFSVAWPRVLPTGRGAVNAAGLDFYSRLVDGLLDAGIEPFVTLYHWDLPQALQDLGGWPSRDTASAFVEYADVMSRKLGDRVKRWITHNEPWCISVLGYGNGEHAPGHKNWGEVLATAHHTLLSHGQAVPVIRANVKNAEVGITLNLSPAEPASPSPEDAEACRRHDGSFNRWFLDPLYGRGYPKDVVEDYVKDGHLASSTLPFVRDGDMAAIAVPTDFLGINYYSRAIMRSDRIPESQNAPRTVHPEPERTDMGWEVYAPALTRLLVHLHTRYQPGSLYITENGCAYATGPSEDGKVHDDKRVAYLRSHLEASLEAIRQGVPLAGYFAWSLMDNFEWAFGYQKRFGMVYVDYDSQRRIPKDSAHLYKALVEKNGLDVELAA; translated from the coding sequence ATGCGGCAGTTCCCCAATGACTTCCTGTGGGGTGTGGCCACCTCCGCCTTCCAGATTGAGGGCGCCACCAGCGCCGATGGGCGCGGTGAGTCCATCTGGGACCGCTTCGCCGCCACCCCTGGCAAAATCAGCGACGGGTCGGACGGCAAGGTCGCGTGCGACCACTACCACCGCTGGCGCGAAGACGTGGCGCTGATGCGATGGCTGGGCGTGAAGTCCTACCGCTTCTCCGTGGCCTGGCCCCGCGTGCTCCCCACCGGGCGCGGCGCCGTGAATGCCGCGGGCCTCGACTTCTACTCGCGGCTGGTGGACGGGCTGCTGGACGCGGGCATCGAGCCCTTCGTCACGCTCTACCATTGGGATTTGCCCCAGGCGCTCCAGGACCTGGGCGGCTGGCCTTCCCGCGACACCGCGAGCGCTTTCGTCGAGTACGCAGACGTGATGAGCCGCAAGCTGGGCGACCGCGTGAAGCGGTGGATTACCCACAACGAGCCCTGGTGCATCAGCGTGCTCGGCTACGGCAACGGCGAACATGCCCCCGGCCACAAGAACTGGGGCGAGGTGCTGGCCACCGCGCACCACACGCTGCTGTCCCACGGCCAGGCGGTGCCCGTCATCCGCGCCAACGTGAAGAACGCGGAGGTGGGCATCACCCTCAACCTGTCGCCCGCGGAGCCCGCGTCTCCCAGCCCCGAGGACGCGGAGGCGTGCCGCCGCCATGACGGCAGCTTCAACCGCTGGTTCCTGGACCCGCTCTACGGCCGCGGCTACCCGAAGGACGTGGTGGAGGACTACGTGAAGGACGGGCACCTCGCCTCGTCCACGCTGCCCTTCGTGCGAGACGGCGACATGGCCGCCATCGCCGTGCCCACCGACTTCCTGGGCATCAACTACTACTCGCGCGCCATCATGCGCAGCGACCGCATCCCCGAGTCGCAGAACGCGCCGCGCACCGTGCACCCCGAGCCCGAGCGCACGGACATGGGCTGGGAGGTGTACGCCCCCGCCCTCACCCGGCTGCTCGTGCACCTGCACACCCGCTACCAGCCCGGCTCCCTCTACATCACCGAGAACGGGTGTGCCTACGCCACCGGCCCCAGCGAGGACGGCAAGGTGCATGACGACAAGCGCGTGGCGTACCTGCGCTCGCACCTGGAGGCGTCACTGGAGGCCATCCGCCAGGGCGTGCCGCTTGCGGGCTACTTCGCCTGGTCGCTGATGGACAACTTCGAGTGGGCCTTCGGCTACCAGAAGCGCTTCGGCATGGTCTACGTGGACTACGACTCGCAGCGCCGCATCCCGAAGGACAGCGCTCACCTCTACAAGGCCCTGGTGGAGAAGAACGGGCTCGATGTGGAGCTCGCCGCGTGA
- a CDS encoding ABC transporter ATP-binding protein, which translates to MSAPLLEATELLRTVPVGGFLSRSRRTLLNRVSFTLERGEIVALVGESGSGKSTLARVLARLDTPDAGSLRLGGKDVLTLERGGASLAYRGRVQMVFQDPFASLNPVHTVAHHLERPLLRHGRATRAGLEDRVHALLESVGLTPAEQLAQRYPHELSGGQRQRVAVARALAVEPDVIIADEPTSMLDVSTRRGVLQLLRALTRERGIGILFITHDLASARHLADRVLVLYAGSVVESGRTADVLAAPRHPYTRLLLSAVPDGADFLNTPLPVRPATGPRPVFGCPFAPRCPHADARCHDTLPPAHVHGAAHMVRCHLESSKGASDNAAVPQ; encoded by the coding sequence ATGAGCGCCCCACTGCTGGAGGCCACGGAGTTGCTGCGCACGGTGCCCGTGGGCGGCTTCCTCTCCCGGTCGCGCCGCACCCTTCTCAACCGCGTGTCCTTCACCCTGGAGCGCGGCGAAATCGTCGCGCTGGTGGGCGAGTCCGGCAGCGGAAAGTCCACCCTGGCCCGGGTGCTGGCGCGGCTGGACACGCCGGATGCTGGCAGCCTGCGGCTGGGCGGCAAGGACGTACTCACCCTGGAGCGCGGCGGCGCGTCGCTCGCGTACCGGGGCCGCGTGCAGATGGTCTTCCAAGACCCCTTCGCCTCACTCAACCCCGTCCACACCGTGGCCCATCACCTGGAGCGCCCGCTGCTGCGCCATGGCCGGGCCACACGCGCCGGACTCGAGGACCGCGTCCACGCCCTGCTGGAGTCCGTGGGCCTGACGCCCGCGGAGCAACTGGCGCAGCGCTACCCGCATGAGCTGTCCGGCGGCCAGCGGCAACGCGTGGCGGTGGCGCGCGCGCTGGCCGTGGAGCCGGACGTCATCATCGCCGATGAGCCCACCTCCATGCTGGACGTGTCCACGCGACGGGGCGTGCTCCAACTGCTGCGCGCTCTGACGCGCGAGCGCGGCATCGGCATCCTCTTCATCACCCATGACCTGGCCAGCGCGCGCCACCTGGCCGACCGCGTCCTGGTGCTGTACGCGGGCAGCGTCGTGGAGTCCGGCAGGACGGCGGACGTGCTCGCCGCGCCCCGGCACCCGTACACCCGGCTGCTCCTGTCCGCCGTGCCGGATGGCGCGGACTTCCTCAACACCCCGCTGCCCGTGCGGCCCGCCACGGGCCCCAGGCCGGTGTTCGGCTGCCCCTTCGCGCCCCGCTGTCCCCATGCGGACGCGCGCTGCCACGACACCCTCCCCCCCGCTCACGTCCACGGCGCGGCCCACATGGTCCGCTGCCATCTCGAATCCTCGAAAGGAGCCTCCGACAATGCGGCAGTTCCCCAATGA